A single genomic interval of Microbacterium sp. BLY harbors:
- a CDS encoding NAD(P)H-dependent oxidoreductase has protein sequence MSALVIDGHPDARSLTAALARRYADGHGDARLLALRDLDFDPNLRFGYRERMTLEPDLVDARRALHDADALVVATPLWWGSVPALLKGFFDRTLLPQQEYRYTKRGLPQGLLPARHGRLLLLADTPWYAVPFTGLPAHTQVARNTLRFCGVRTVRTTRMLGVKHARPATITGWLDRAERLGAGDATRDRARQASAAEAASSSDVATS, from the coding sequence ATGTCCGCACTCGTCATCGACGGCCACCCCGACGCCCGCTCGCTCACCGCCGCCCTTGCCCGCCGTTACGCGGACGGCCACGGCGATGCGCGCCTGCTCGCGCTGCGCGACCTCGACTTCGACCCGAACCTGCGATTCGGCTACCGGGAGCGCATGACGCTCGAACCCGACCTCGTCGACGCGCGGCGCGCGCTCCACGACGCCGACGCGCTCGTGGTCGCCACCCCGCTGTGGTGGGGCTCGGTGCCCGCACTGCTCAAAGGGTTCTTCGACCGCACCCTCCTCCCCCAGCAGGAGTATCGCTACACGAAGCGCGGACTCCCCCAGGGCCTCCTCCCGGCGCGGCACGGCCGGCTGCTCCTGCTCGCGGACACGCCCTGGTACGCCGTGCCGTTCACCGGGCTGCCCGCGCACACGCAGGTCGCCCGCAACACCCTGCGCTTCTGCGGCGTCCGCACCGTCCGCACGACGCGGATGCTGGGCGTGAAGCACGCCCGCCCCGCGACCATCACCGGATGGCTCGACCGGGCCGAGCGCCTCGGCGCCGGGGATGCGACGCGGGACCGCGCGCGTCAGGCCAGCGCGGCGGAAGCGGCCTCGTCCTCGGACGTCGCGACCAGCTGA
- the rlmN gene encoding 23S rRNA (adenine(2503)-C(2))-methyltransferase RlmN, whose amino-acid sequence MAENPRTPDTRPATAPASSRSGAIRETRTPQVRPATEGWTQKKDAEGRPLLQFASPKRGKPPVHLADLTPAERIEKVKELGLPGFRAKQLATHYFRHYTSDPAEMTDLPAAIRDDLVGGMLPPLMTEVRRLETDRGDTIKFLWRLHDGALVESVLMRYPGRITLCVSSQAGCGMNCPFCATGQAGLTRNMSTAEIIEQIVRANRAIANGELGGKKRDDHSMERVSNIVFMGMGEPLANYKRVMDAVRIMVAPQPDGLGMSARGITVSTVGLVPAIRKLADENIPVTFALSLHAPDDHLRDELIPVNSRWKVDEALDAAYDYYAKTGRRVSIEYALIKDMNDHAWRADLLADKLNQRGRGWVHVNPIPLNPTPGSIWTSSEKDVTEEFVRRLNDAGIPTTLRDTRGKEIDGACGQLVATSEDEAASAALA is encoded by the coding sequence ATGGCCGAGAACCCCCGCACGCCCGACACGCGCCCCGCGACCGCGCCCGCGTCGTCCCGTTCGGGGGCGATCCGCGAGACCCGCACCCCGCAGGTGCGGCCCGCGACCGAGGGGTGGACGCAGAAGAAGGACGCCGAGGGGCGGCCGCTCCTGCAGTTCGCGAGCCCGAAGCGCGGCAAGCCGCCCGTGCACCTCGCCGACCTCACCCCGGCCGAGCGTATCGAGAAGGTGAAGGAGCTGGGCCTCCCCGGGTTCCGGGCCAAGCAGCTCGCGACGCACTACTTCCGTCACTACACGTCCGACCCTGCCGAGATGACGGACCTTCCGGCCGCCATCCGCGACGATCTCGTCGGCGGCATGCTCCCGCCCCTCATGACCGAGGTGCGCCGGCTCGAGACGGATCGCGGCGACACGATCAAGTTCCTGTGGCGGCTGCACGACGGCGCGCTCGTCGAGTCGGTCCTCATGCGCTACCCCGGCCGCATCACGCTGTGCGTGTCGAGCCAGGCCGGCTGCGGCATGAACTGCCCGTTCTGTGCCACGGGCCAGGCGGGGCTGACGCGCAACATGTCCACGGCCGAGATCATCGAGCAGATCGTGCGGGCCAACCGGGCCATCGCCAACGGCGAGCTCGGCGGCAAGAAGCGTGACGACCACAGCATGGAGCGGGTGTCGAACATCGTCTTCATGGGCATGGGCGAGCCGCTCGCGAACTACAAGCGCGTGATGGACGCGGTGCGCATCATGGTCGCCCCGCAGCCCGACGGGCTCGGCATGAGCGCACGGGGGATCACCGTCTCCACGGTCGGTCTCGTGCCCGCGATCCGGAAGCTCGCCGACGAGAACATCCCGGTCACGTTCGCGCTGTCGCTCCATGCTCCGGACGACCACCTGCGTGACGAGCTCATCCCGGTGAACTCGCGGTGGAAGGTCGACGAGGCGCTGGACGCGGCCTACGACTACTACGCGAAGACCGGCCGGCGCGTCTCGATCGAGTATGCGCTCATCAAGGACATGAACGACCACGCCTGGCGGGCCGACCTGCTGGCGGACAAGCTCAACCAGCGCGGTCGCGGGTGGGTGCACGTGAACCCGATCCCGCTGAACCCGACGCCGGGCTCGATCTGGACGTCCTCGGAGAAGGACGTGACCGAGGAGTTCGTGCGGCGGCTCAACGACGCCGGCATCCCGACGACCCTCCGCGACACCCGCGGCAAGGAGATCGACGGGGCGTGCGGTCAGCTGGTCGCGACGTCCGAGGACGAGGCCGCTTCCGCCGCGCTGGCCTGA
- a CDS encoding sulfite exporter TauE/SafE family protein, whose amino-acid sequence MTALDPWAWAALGAAAVVIGISKTALPGGSILAIALFAAVLPARTSTAAMLLLLMVGDVFALLAYRRHAHWPTLLRLAPAVVAGLLLGFAFLALTGDGIVRRAIGVILLLMIAVTLWRRWRQTRAEQEVAARGGIVLAGVYGTLGGFTTMVANAGGPVMSMYFLATRTPVQVFLGTSAWFFAIINVIKVPFLAGIGLLTGPVLLTDAILAPLVVLGALLGLRLARRLDQRLFDRIVIVLTVLGAVYLLL is encoded by the coding sequence GTGACGGCCCTCGATCCCTGGGCCTGGGCCGCGCTCGGCGCGGCCGCGGTCGTCATCGGGATCTCGAAGACCGCCCTTCCGGGCGGCAGCATCCTCGCGATCGCGCTGTTCGCCGCGGTCCTCCCCGCACGCACGTCGACGGCCGCGATGCTCCTGCTGCTCATGGTGGGCGACGTGTTCGCCCTGCTCGCGTACCGCCGGCACGCGCACTGGCCCACGCTGCTGCGGCTCGCTCCGGCCGTCGTGGCCGGGCTCCTCCTCGGCTTCGCCTTCCTCGCCCTCACCGGCGACGGCATCGTGCGCCGCGCCATCGGCGTCATCCTGCTGCTCATGATCGCCGTGACCCTGTGGCGGCGCTGGCGGCAGACCAGGGCGGAGCAGGAGGTCGCCGCCCGCGGGGGCATCGTGCTCGCCGGGGTCTACGGGACGCTCGGCGGCTTCACGACCATGGTCGCCAACGCGGGCGGGCCGGTGATGTCGATGTACTTCCTCGCCACGCGCACACCCGTCCAGGTGTTCCTCGGCACCTCCGCCTGGTTCTTCGCGATCATCAACGTGATCAAGGTGCCGTTCCTCGCCGGGATCGGACTGTTGACCGGTCCCGTGCTGCTCACCGACGCGATCCTCGCGCCGCTCGTGGTGCTCGGCGCGCTGCTCGGGCTGCGGCTGGCGCGCCGCCTCGACCAGCGGCTCTTCGACCGCATCGTGATCGTGCTGACGGTGCTCGGCGCCGTCTACCTCCTGCTCTAG
- a CDS encoding ankyrin repeat domain-containing protein gives MRIRRMAAAVALAGTLLLASACTAAPSAPTPEAPMTDATSALLTAAAAGDADGVRRALDAGADIDARGDGGMTPLVAATKANHVDAARVLIDAGADVNAKDSAYLYAGARGHDEILRMTLDHGADVRSTNRFGGTALIPASERGLRPTVEILLEAGVDPNHVNDLGWTALHEAIVLGDGSARYVEVVRALLDGGADATIRDGDGVLPVDLATDRGYDAIVAELRR, from the coding sequence ATGCGGATACGACGGATGGCGGCGGCCGTCGCGCTCGCGGGAACGCTGCTTCTCGCCTCGGCCTGTACCGCCGCACCCTCGGCACCGACCCCGGAGGCTCCCATGACCGACGCCACATCCGCCCTGCTCACCGCGGCCGCCGCAGGGGATGCTGACGGCGTCCGCCGCGCCCTCGACGCGGGCGCCGACATCGACGCGCGGGGCGACGGCGGCATGACCCCCCTGGTCGCGGCCACCAAAGCGAACCACGTCGACGCGGCGCGAGTGCTGATCGACGCCGGCGCCGACGTGAACGCCAAGGACTCCGCCTACCTCTACGCCGGCGCCCGCGGACACGACGAGATCCTGCGGATGACCCTCGATCACGGGGCCGACGTCCGCAGCACGAACCGCTTCGGCGGCACGGCGCTGATCCCGGCGTCCGAGCGGGGCCTGCGGCCGACGGTCGAGATCCTGCTGGAGGCGGGAGTCGATCCGAACCACGTCAACGACCTCGGCTGGACCGCCCTGCACGAGGCGATCGTGCTCGGCGACGGCTCCGCCCGCTACGTCGAGGTGGTGCGCGCCCTCCTCGACGGCGGCGCCGATGCGACCATCCGCGACGGCGACGGCGTGCTGCCGGTCGACCTCGCGACCGACCGCGGGTACGACGCCATCGTCGCCGAGCTGCGGCGGTGA
- a CDS encoding bifunctional 4-hydroxy-2-oxoglutarate aldolase/2-dehydro-3-deoxy-phosphogluconate aldolase, whose amino-acid sequence MSDRLARARTTGILAVLRAPSPEQALEASEAILRGGVSGIEVTFSTPDAPAVIRELIARHGDTAYIGAGTVTTAEQATQAADAGAAFLVSPGTLPDLTRAMLDTGRVVMTGAMTPTEVMGALELGVDVVKIFPASLGGPSYLGALRGPFPDAPLMPTGGVKPDNLADWFAAGAVAVGAGGDLANGAAIANGDWADIEQRAARFAAALAATRG is encoded by the coding sequence ATGTCCGACCGTCTCGCCCGCGCCCGCACCACCGGCATCCTCGCCGTCCTCCGCGCCCCTTCGCCGGAGCAGGCCCTGGAGGCATCGGAGGCGATCCTCCGCGGCGGGGTCTCCGGCATCGAGGTGACCTTCTCGACTCCTGACGCGCCGGCGGTGATCCGGGAGCTCATCGCCCGGCACGGCGACACCGCGTACATCGGTGCCGGCACCGTCACGACGGCGGAGCAGGCGACTCAGGCCGCCGACGCGGGCGCCGCGTTCCTCGTCAGCCCCGGGACGCTCCCCGACCTCACCCGCGCCATGCTCGACACCGGCCGGGTCGTGATGACCGGGGCGATGACGCCCACGGAGGTCATGGGGGCACTCGAACTCGGCGTCGACGTCGTGAAGATCTTCCCCGCCTCCCTCGGCGGGCCGTCCTACCTCGGTGCGCTGCGCGGGCCGTTCCCCGACGCACCCCTCATGCCCACGGGCGGCGTGAAGCCCGACAACCTCGCCGACTGGTTCGCGGCCGGCGCCGTCGCGGTCGGCGCGGGCGGCGACCTCGCCAACGGCGCGGCGATCGCGAACGGCGACTGGGCGGACATCGAGCAGCGCGCCGCGCGCTTCGCCGCCGCCCTCGCAGCCACGCGAGGCTGA
- a CDS encoding TetR/AcrR family transcriptional regulator, translating to MSSSKGGYHHGDLARALEDAAMRLLETRPAAEISLREVARAANVSHNAPYHHFSDRLGLLKALAERSMAELLQQVRAAAEGAATPYDTLVAGGSAYIRFAVEHPHAFDAVYDPTVCVPGSPTETMAPLIDALEGMLAEAAAAAGLDRPTDVVSLWGLMHGLGTLAAAGHFTLDDALAAYAASLTR from the coding sequence ATGTCAAGTTCGAAGGGCGGCTACCATCACGGTGATCTGGCCCGTGCGCTCGAGGACGCCGCGATGCGGCTGCTCGAGACAAGACCGGCCGCCGAGATCAGCCTCCGCGAAGTCGCGCGCGCGGCGAACGTCAGCCACAACGCCCCCTACCATCACTTCTCCGACCGCCTCGGGTTGCTCAAGGCCCTGGCCGAGCGGAGCATGGCCGAGCTCCTCCAGCAGGTGCGCGCAGCGGCCGAGGGGGCAGCGACGCCGTACGACACGCTCGTGGCCGGGGGATCGGCCTACATCCGCTTCGCCGTCGAGCATCCTCACGCGTTCGATGCCGTCTACGACCCCACCGTCTGCGTCCCGGGGTCTCCCACCGAGACCATGGCCCCGCTGATCGACGCGCTCGAGGGCATGCTGGCGGAGGCGGCCGCCGCGGCGGGGCTCGACCGCCCGACGGACGTCGTGTCGCTGTGGGGGTTGATGCACGGCCTCGGCACCCTCGCCGCGGCGGGCCACTTCACCCTCGACGACGCCCTGGCCGCCTACGCCGCCTCACTCACCCGGTGA